ATATGACATCACCTTACCAAATGCATTGACCATTTGAAATTTCTTgtcccatggccggccaagccatattTAGGGGTCTAATATCACTTTAAAGGCCCCCAATTTTAATACTCTAGCTATTagacacatttgggtactaaaatataacttttaccttttatgcgatttagtccttttttgaaattggactagaaatcgataaaattaatataccaaaaatttcatgcacctttataaacatgttatatcacataaaataatatcaaaataattttctccgacctcagaatagtggttccaaaatcactgttcctactaggcccaaaatcgggctgttacaatggcaaaagaacgaagtgtacaaaagatggagataaaaactaaaccccgaaaactcgaaaataaagagacctcaaaatgtaaacacaaaattctctaaatgtgttatgagttctaatctctaatggctgtattttctaaggttgtaaaagagcctatttataggctaaattagcaagtcaaataaactatgctaataaatgctaaatatattatactaataaatactaaatcttctaaaaagaaaatatatttttgtttaacttgacttgtaagcaatctcttagaatttggatcacacaactctaacacttATTTTTTGGTACTTCCTCGTAATTTTGGCTATTCTTATTTTTTGTATTCTCTCATAAGTTTTGGTACACTATTATCTTTTTTTCGATATTCCCTCGtaattaactttaattataattaaataaagttatcaatatttacttataaattcTCTAAATACTTTATTATTTTGCTCATTGATGAGGTGACTTAATGTGGTTCATTGATGGTGCTTACAAATTATACATAAACGATCCATCAAATACTGtttcattatattatatataatgataatttttaaagattagaaaaattaaataaatgaaacaaatttaatAAGATCAACTAATTTTTGGTATTCtcccaaaatattttttaattcctattttttttttttggtattccCTTATAATTTTTTGGTACTATttcatatctattttttattCCCTCATATTTTTGGCATCTCCTCATAATTTTTTGTACTCCCTCGTATTTTAGGTACACCCTTGATATCCccttatattttttagtatttctcattatttttttatattccctcatatttttttattttatcctcataattttttatataatttcaaaatgAGGATTTGAAATGAGATATAATTGTGGTGttaaagaatttattattttttgcataTTAAGAAAATTTAATGGAATTTTGGAGACagaaaaaattaataacttttaaaatgttatttttttcattctaaTATTTGGTACGATATTGGTTGATcttataaaatatgttttatttatttatttttactatttttaagtTTATCCTTTTGTATAATGTTTTTAATACCGAATATCAGTatgcaaaattaataattttaaaattaccaatttcttttccaacaaaatcgcattaaaatttattaataagtaaaataatattttttcactaaaaaatatttctaatcaTTTTGAAAGCATACTAGAAAACATAAAGGATTACCAAAAATATAAGCtgatcttataatttttttatttacttaattttcaattttttaaaaaaaattattagtatatagtataacaaattttataagtatgcaaaaataaattttttataccaaaaatttaacttttcatgttaaaatttaattttggaaGTATATCCAAAAAAAATTGAGGGTATACCAAATATTACaagagaatataaaaaataatgataaattactAATAATTATAAAGGAgctccaaaaattttaaaaaaatacaaaaaattacgagaaaataccaaaaaatataaaaaaataacaaaaattatgaGGGAATAAACAAATTAATCGAATTACCCAATAAAAATTAGGCTTTATAAAAAAAGCTTATGGAAGCTAAGTCTAATGGATGAGTCCGTTTGTAATATAGTAAAAGCAATTTTCAAAGACGAACAACTAGATCCTAACCTTTGGGTTTAATATCTAAAAGTTTTGAATTATAAATCTTTCACTCACATTCGAGCAAAGATCCTTGTGAATAGATTGAAGTGGATCATGCAGCATGTTTTTGCTCCCAATCAAGTCAATTTTGTAGTATGAACAAGTATCACTAatattattgcataaaaggttataCATCTTATGATAACACGTATTAGTAAGAAAGGTTAGATGGATATTAAAGTGAATCCTCGATAAGATATATGATCGTGTTCGATGGGATTTTTGGAGGACTCAGTTTTTGGATCGGATCATTTGTCTCAAAATCTCGTCAATGTTATTATGCCTTGTGCTTTATCGAATTCGTTGCAATCATTATGGAATGGAAGTGTTACAGAAAAGTTTAAAGTAGATTCGATAGGGTGAtcttttatcattatatttatctATTATTGGGATGCAGATCATGTTGGGCTATAGCATTAATAAAGAAGCAGTATTGGAGAAGCAACGGAAACTTGTTTTTCTATCAAGGGATGGTCCTCCTTTATCACATTTTTTCATCATCGATGATTAATGCTCCAAAGACACAAATTTTCTATCAAGTTGATGTGTGGAAGTATAAAGGAGTGTCCCTTAATAGCAGAGTTCTTGGGAACCCATGGACAAATCCTGGTTAGTCGTGTGGAAGTATAAAGGAACGGATAGAGTTGGACAATTTTTTGTGGGTTGTATGCAAGGACTAATTGTTAAGGAATAGTGAAAGGCATAAGAGGGGATTGACGGAAGATTCATCTTGTTCAAATATGGGAGTCAACAATAAACTATAGGTCATGTATTGAGAGACTGCCAATCTGCAAGTGTAGCATGGAAAAAGCTCATTCCAACTCTTCCCCAAAACAAGCTTTTCTTGGCTAATTGAGAACTCGTTGAATACACTCTAATTTGGACTCGAGATGGCACTCCCAAATGGATTTACTAATAGAACAGCAACAAAGaaacttgaaaaataattaagcaaaaataaaattaaaaaaaataccaaatgcATCATCACATCTAAAAAGAAACTATTTTTGGAAAGACCCTTCCGTGAATATTCTATCTAATGTTGAAGTCTCTTTATCCCACATCTAGGGTGAATTCTCTCACCCAATCAACATTTCCAACTAAATACAGTAAACACTCGCTATAATTAGCATTCAATAAGTGTTGTTCCCAATAAGCTAATTGAAACCTGGAGCTTCCTTTGTGTGCATAGTTTTGTTTTGACTTCCTTGAAATGTGAGAAGATAATTGTGTTACCCTTTATTAGAACAATCCCCCTTTGTGCCTCGccatcattttgtttaaaatgtcTTCTGAAAGTTTGGACTTCAATGCTTTCCTAGTTTCACCTTTTACAAACATTTACCCTAtgttttattacttatttataatataaatacaaataagAAAAATTATCAATGCTAGAAACAGTAAAAACTTTTCCACTTGTTaacaacctattgctagtaatgtTGTAACAAGCATATAGCAATCGTTTAAATCAGCGCTTATTATTTCCTTAAAAGTAACTTTTATTCATTGAGCAATGACCCTTTCATCTGGCACTGTCGAATCTTTAAGGCTCACTTTCATCCCTATTTGACAAGTGGGTCctacaattaaattttattatgtttttgcaCTTGAGGGCCAATCTCCTTCTGGTCCGAGAAAGCCTTTATATGTTGCAGTTACCTTTTCAGAGGCCTACGCTCTTTTTACCCGTTCACCCGGCACCGCCTGATCTTTAAAGTCGACTTTCATCCTTGCTTGACAAGTGGGTCTTGCAATCAAACTCCCTTATGCCTTTGCACTTGATGGCTAATCTCTGTCTAGCCTGAAGAAACCTTTGCACCTTACAATTATCTTTAAGAGGCCAACTTTCATCCCTAATTGACAAATAGATCTTAAAATCAAACTCCCTTTTGCCTTTGCCCTTCGGGGCCAAACTTCGTCTGCCCCTAAAAAACCTTTGCACGTTGCTTGCGATTACCTTTTATGAGGCCTACGCACTTCTTACCCTGAAAAACAGGGGGATTGGCCTACAAGAAGCCGCGTGGATTAATTTGGTAAACAGTGGATATATTTGGAAAGCCGAAACAcactttatataaattatttaaaaatgcaTACAATACAAATTATTAACTTATCAAGTTTtatataaacatgaaaaattacaACATGACACGACAACTTGTCCTGCCTATTTACAAGTGTAATATGCAAGTTTGATGTAAAATTTTTGGTTATATTCAacttgataaattttttaaaaaaaaaaattgacttcaCCTAACTTTTGATTGAAATATGTTTGCGTAAGGCACATCTGAACATGAGTATGAATATACCCATACAAAAACatactcatttaatactcacatacGACTTCGACAGCCCTGAGTAACAAGATTTTACACCTACAGCTATCTTCACTCCAAGAAGAGAGGCATAGCTCCCAGATTGTTTCTTTACATATGAAATCTGTACATTCATTTCTAATGATCAATGAAATAAGGTTCAATTTGTCAACATCTAATATAGATCATATACCAAAAGGTTTTCGAAATTCAGCACCTGTCATTCATTTCCACCACCAAAACTGACGAAACAAATACATCTTCCTCATCCGAACATTATATGTCATGAATGCCCTAGCTTTGATAGGGTCGGCATTCAAATACTCGAATGCATACATCTGTTTAGCTTCTTCCAGACCATCAATCTCCAAAACAGCCTGTAGCAATTCAGAGGGATTGATTGTAGTTTTACTTTGATCCATTGCATCAGCCAGCCGCCGAATGCTGGATGCCACTGCCAACATTGCCTCCTGAAGAGCATCCGACTCACGAGGCCGCTTTGGGAGTTGTCGCAGTGGTTCCATTACAGGAGGATCTTGACTACCTTCATGTAAATACTCTGGTTGCCCAGAATATGACTCAGTCCCATCTGTATCACTTAAATCATCTGAGCTTGGCGATACAAAAGAAGCAGAATCCTCTTCAAAATTCTTGTATCCCATTGGATGACTTCCGTCCTTCATCTTAGCCCAACGACTCGGGGCTTGATAATTTCCGCAAACAATCTTTAGCTCATCATACATCTCAATCTGCTTTCCACGAAATCCTTTTGCATCGGGATGTGCCTGTTCAATACATTCGTACATGTGAAGTAACATAAAGGAGtatgtacaaaaaaaaaaaatcaaggaaaaaatgCAGAACATGCTGACCACTACATATCTTTTCCATAGATCTTCACTGTCACATTCGATCATCTTTGTATTTGGATTCCACCTAAATCCATCTTGACTTAGCATATCCCTCATTACCTTGTACCTTTTCTTAATTGTCTTAAGGCGATTAATGACTTTTTGATTGTTCAAGTTCAAATTAAAACGAGAATTCACAGCAATACAAGCAGCAGTATATGCATTTTCATTAAAGCATTTGTCAATTTTATTCCCATTTTTAGCCTGAACTGCCAGAGCTTCAATTAGACACTTGTCCATTGCAATTGACCAGACTACATTTCTTCCTTTGTGCTTCATCTCCCTTCTCTGTGCCTGCAGGTCATGGTGGTTCATTCCTAAACCAGTACGAGGAAAAAGGAATGGCTGTGTCATGATACAGTGCAAGAGAAAGCATTGCTCAACAGATATTAAATAGAGgtccaaaaaacaaaaacaaagaaagaaaaggtaaGATGATCAGAACACATTTTGACTCCAGTCAGACAACAAGGTAAGAAAAGAGTCGCATTGCATTCcgatcatataaatatataaaacagcAATAACCTGAACTGATGGCACAATGTTGTATCAATAAACATTACTTTGTCAAACAACAACTGAAATGAAGTCCCAAAAAAGCAACTTCAATAAAAAACCTATAGGCTATGCCTCATGCAACCCCCTCATTTC
The sequence above is drawn from the Gossypium hirsutum isolate 1008001.06 chromosome A05, Gossypium_hirsutum_v2.1, whole genome shotgun sequence genome and encodes:
- the LOC107957447 gene encoding uncharacterized protein; this encodes MNHHDLQAQRREMKHKGRNVVWSIAMDKCLIEALAVQAKNGNKIDKCFNENAYTAACIAVNSRFNLNLNNQKVINRLKTIKKRYKVMRDMLSQDGFRWNPNTKMIECDSEDLWKRYVVAHPDAKGFRGKQIEMYDELKIVCGNYQAPSRWAKMKDGSHPMGYKNFEEDSASFVSPSSDDLSDTDGTESYSGQPEYLHEGSQDPPVMEPLRQLPKRPRESDALQEAMLAVASSIRRLADAMDQSKTTINPSELLQAVLEIDGLEEAKQMYAFEYLNADPIKARAFMTYNVRMRKMYLFRQFWWWK